From a single Kitasatospora sp. NBC_00458 genomic region:
- a CDS encoding glycogen debranching N-terminal domain-containing protein — MRPPQAAMPAESVVGAPRPVGRPDQAQPGAPGGQARSVPPRPQPAAAHHAVLCVNAPAMAASGPDGQLRGHGLHGFYRSGVRVVARMELRIGGIEPLPLQGTLTTAAQARFLGAVRIPGDPDPDPALTVERLRHADGVETVTVRNTGSRAARLPLEIALGTDLGPVGEIAAGHRTADLPGQVQSSGLRWAGPAHSATVSAQPSPHAVLAGAGVLRWDLEVQPGARWSVELRVGLESTAPGPRPPGGRGTGVPLPWAEPEVRCDDPRAALVVARSLDTLGGLLFADPDRPTDLYAASGAPWRFGLAPADALWAARMALPLGTRLAAGTLRALARRQQPASAPGQGGRRTEGLLPGALRHGGPELPPTCTATEATLLFVTVLAEAWRWGLPRQEVAELLPAAERALSALRDGLVDGFVTDLSRPVEERSAHPVPARAEVQAQAHRAALHGADLLAAFGRPGAEEWRSWAAGLRARFRDRFWVDDLSGGRPAAGLAPGGQPLPALASGLVHLLDPGLSAEGGRHESLLDREQTRLLAQRLAAPELDSGWGLRTLSAKSPRFNPLGHRSGAVRVHETALAVAGLAEAGHENEAGALLEGLLGAAAHFEGRLPEMYAGEQRTPGFPPVPHPGACRPAAVSAAGAVHAVFALAGVRPDVPGGRVLVRPASTAPLGELELTGLRVAGEPFSVRVSRIGVAMVEEASAELQLVAR, encoded by the coding sequence ATGAGGCCACCACAGGCCGCCATGCCGGCCGAGAGTGTGGTCGGCGCGCCCAGACCGGTCGGCCGACCGGACCAGGCGCAGCCCGGCGCACCCGGCGGCCAGGCCCGGTCCGTGCCGCCGCGCCCGCAGCCGGCCGCCGCGCACCACGCGGTGCTCTGCGTCAACGCTCCGGCGATGGCCGCGTCCGGTCCGGACGGCCAGCTGCGCGGGCACGGCCTGCACGGCTTCTACCGTTCGGGCGTCCGGGTGGTGGCCCGGATGGAGCTGCGAATCGGCGGGATCGAGCCGCTCCCGCTCCAGGGCACCCTGACCACCGCGGCCCAGGCCCGCTTCCTCGGCGCCGTCCGCATCCCCGGCGACCCCGACCCCGATCCGGCCCTCACCGTCGAGCGCCTGCGCCACGCCGACGGCGTCGAGACCGTCACGGTGCGCAACACCGGCAGCCGCGCGGCCCGGCTCCCGCTGGAGATCGCGCTCGGTACCGACCTCGGCCCGGTCGGCGAGATCGCCGCCGGGCACCGGACGGCGGACCTGCCCGGCCAGGTGCAGTCCTCCGGCCTGCGCTGGGCGGGCCCCGCCCACAGCGCCACGGTCAGCGCCCAGCCCTCGCCGCACGCCGTGCTGGCCGGCGCCGGCGTGCTGCGCTGGGACCTGGAGGTCCAGCCCGGGGCCCGCTGGTCGGTCGAGCTGCGGGTCGGGTTGGAGAGCACCGCGCCCGGCCCCCGGCCGCCCGGCGGCCGGGGCACCGGGGTCCCGCTGCCCTGGGCCGAGCCCGAGGTGCGCTGCGACGACCCCCGGGCCGCCCTGGTGGTGGCGCGCTCCCTGGACACCCTCGGCGGACTGCTCTTCGCCGACCCCGACCGGCCGACCGACCTCTACGCGGCCTCCGGCGCGCCCTGGCGGTTCGGGCTCGCCCCGGCCGACGCGCTCTGGGCGGCCCGGATGGCCCTCCCGCTCGGCACCCGGCTCGCCGCCGGCACCCTCCGGGCCCTGGCCCGCCGCCAGCAGCCGGCGTCCGCCCCCGGCCAGGGCGGTCGCCGCACCGAGGGGCTGCTGCCCGGAGCCCTGCGGCACGGCGGCCCCGAGCTGCCGCCGACCTGCACCGCCACCGAGGCGACGCTGCTGTTCGTCACCGTGCTGGCCGAGGCGTGGCGCTGGGGCCTGCCCCGGCAGGAGGTCGCCGAGCTGCTCCCGGCCGCCGAGCGCGCCCTGTCGGCACTGCGCGACGGCCTGGTCGACGGCTTCGTCACCGACCTGAGCCGCCCGGTCGAGGAGCGGTCCGCCCACCCGGTGCCCGCCCGGGCGGAGGTCCAGGCCCAGGCACACCGCGCCGCCCTGCACGGCGCCGACCTGCTGGCGGCCTTCGGCCGGCCCGGCGCCGAGGAGTGGCGGAGCTGGGCGGCCGGACTGCGCGCACGGTTCCGTGACCGGTTCTGGGTGGACGACCTCTCCGGCGGCCGCCCGGCCGCCGGCCTGGCCCCGGGCGGCCAGCCGCTGCCCGCCCTCGCCTCCGGCCTGGTCCACCTCCTCGACCCCGGGCTCTCCGCCGAGGGCGGTCGGCACGAGAGCCTGCTCGACCGCGAGCAGACCAGGCTGCTCGCCCAGCGTCTGGCCGCGCCGGAGCTCGACAGCGGCTGGGGTCTGCGCACCCTCAGCGCCAAGTCGCCGAGGTTCAACCCGCTCGGCCACCGCAGTGGCGCGGTGCGCGTCCACGAGACCGCCCTCGCCGTCGCCGGTCTCGCCGAGGCCGGTCACGAGAACGAGGCCGGGGCACTGTTGGAGGGCCTGCTCGGAGCGGCCGCCCACTTCGAGGGCCGGCTGCCCGAGATGTACGCGGGGGAGCAGCGGACGCCGGGCTTCCCCCCGGTGCCGCACCCGGGTGCCTGCCGGCCGGCCGCGGTCTCGGCCGCCGGGGCCGTGCACGCGGTGTTCGCGCTGGCCGGCGTCCGGCCCGACGTCCCGGGCGGGCGGGTGCTGGTCCGCCCGGCCAGCACCGCGCCGCTCGGAGAGCTGGAGCTGACCGGACTGCGGGTGGCGGGCGAGCCGTTCTCGGTGCGGGTCAGCCGGATCGGCGTCGCGATGGTCGAGGAGGCGTCCGCCGAGCTGCAGCTGGTCGCCCGCTGA
- a CDS encoding DUF4192 domain-containing protein, whose protein sequence is MNDERIALPFGDGPGGRPITMRGPADMAELLPYLLGFFPDDSIVAVGLQAPDLRQGGVIRLDIPASAAEWPAAAEETAALLVGLSERQGERPVQVLLYLCQDPGRDHGPPVDERLRPLAERLRLAFEGRGVPVKESLCVSGGRWWSFLCRSDGCRCDPAGNPVGSGPGPGPVAVAATVAGLAPRGSRKEIVAALAPVGPPLAALQRRAIARAEGRAAGRRPVLDRQETARLLDRAVGEFTAGATELDEDRTARLLLALQDRVVRDRAAEYARPAELAPAQRLWRFLATRCVPPHTGYAAPPLTLLAWVSWVAGDTATARVVLAHTLRLAPSYLLAQLLYESLNGGFTPESLLVSVEAERRRRTEREQGLGADRAPVPEPVDDGRAAPGRSGAGCPDAAPAGPGPAGGEEGETGPGDGGAGDPARPDASGGPDRTGGAGAAKARRRRRRARRAGREGTPPPGGVSGPVAGASDGPGHSAGARPESAAAPGQPGQPGQPGSSGPEDPSGRGGGGGGGGRSGAEPVPRTRRLPGRSPAERPCSARGARVGRPAPWAAPAAQASARRGRCRGVRGAPAGARSAR, encoded by the coding sequence ATGAACGACGAACGCATCGCGCTCCCCTTCGGCGACGGCCCCGGCGGCCGTCCGATCACCATGCGGGGCCCGGCCGACATGGCCGAGCTGCTGCCCTACCTCCTCGGGTTCTTCCCGGACGACAGCATCGTCGCGGTCGGCCTCCAGGCGCCGGACCTCCGCCAGGGCGGGGTGATCCGGCTGGACATCCCCGCGTCGGCCGCGGAGTGGCCGGCCGCCGCCGAGGAGACGGCCGCCCTCCTGGTGGGGCTCTCCGAGCGGCAGGGGGAGCGGCCGGTCCAGGTCCTCCTCTACCTCTGCCAGGATCCCGGCCGGGACCACGGCCCGCCGGTGGACGAGCGGCTGCGGCCGCTCGCCGAGCGGTTGCGGCTGGCCTTCGAGGGCCGCGGGGTTCCGGTGAAGGAGTCGCTCTGCGTCTCGGGAGGCCGCTGGTGGTCCTTCCTCTGCCGGAGCGACGGGTGCCGTTGCGATCCGGCGGGCAACCCGGTCGGCAGCGGCCCCGGGCCGGGCCCGGTCGCGGTGGCCGCCACCGTCGCGGGCCTCGCCCCGCGCGGGAGCCGCAAGGAGATCGTCGCCGCGCTGGCGCCGGTCGGCCCGCCCCTGGCGGCCCTCCAGCGGCGGGCGATCGCCCGGGCCGAGGGCCGGGCGGCGGGGCGGCGACCGGTGCTCGACCGGCAGGAGACCGCCCGGCTGCTCGACCGGGCGGTGGGCGAGTTCACGGCGGGCGCCACCGAGCTCGACGAGGACCGCACGGCCCGGCTGCTGTTGGCGCTCCAGGACCGGGTGGTCCGGGACCGCGCCGCCGAGTACGCGAGGCCGGCCGAGCTCGCGCCCGCGCAGCGGCTCTGGCGGTTCCTCGCCACCCGCTGCGTGCCGCCCCACACGGGCTACGCCGCGCCGCCGCTCACCCTGCTGGCCTGGGTCTCCTGGGTCGCGGGGGACACCGCCACGGCGCGGGTGGTGCTCGCCCACACGCTCCGGCTCGCCCCGTCCTACCTGCTGGCCCAGCTCCTGTACGAGTCGCTCAACGGCGGGTTCACACCCGAGTCGTTGCTGGTGAGCGTGGAGGCGGAGCGCCGCCGCCGCACCGAGCGGGAGCAGGGGCTGGGGGCGGACCGGGCACCCGTGCCCGAGCCGGTCGACGACGGGCGGGCCGCACCCGGACGGAGCGGTGCGGGGTGTCCCGACGCCGCGCCCGCCGGTCCCGGGCCGGCGGGCGGTGAAGAGGGTGAGACCGGCCCCGGCGACGGGGGAGCGGGCGATCCGGCCCGGCCCGACGCGAGCGGAGGACCCGACCGGACGGGCGGCGCCGGCGCGGCGAAGGCCCGTCGTCGGCGCAGGCGTGCCCGCCGGGCCGGGCGGGAGGGGACGCCACCGCCCGGTGGGGTGTCGGGCCCGGTGGCCGGTGCCTCCGACGGTCCCGGGCACTCGGCCGGAGCACGGCCCGAGTCGGCGGCGGCCCCGGGGCAGCCGGGTCAGCCGGGTCAGCCCGGTTCGTCGGGGCCGGAGGATCCGTCCGGCCGAGGCGGGGGCGGGGGCGGGGGCGGCCGGTCCGGAGCGGAGCCGGTGCCGCGCACCCGGAGGCTGCCGGGGCGCAGTCCGGCGGAGCGGCCGTGCTCCGCCCGCGGTGCGCGGGTCGGCCGCCCCGCACCCTGGGCGGCACCGGCCGCCCAGGCCTCCGCCCGACGGGGCCGCTGCCGGGGCGTGCGGGGTGCGCCGGCCGGGGCCCGGAGCGCCCGGTGA
- a CDS encoding MFS transporter, whose translation MAISDTLSKNSPAQGRQGRNKNLTLTVIAATQLMVVLDATIVNIALPQIRDALNFSTTNLSWVINAYTLTFGGLLLLGGRAGDILGRRRVFIAGTLLFGFASLLGGFAQDGGMLLAARALQGIGGAICSPTAFALIATNFDEGPERNKAFGVFSAVAGSGAAIGLLAGGVLTEYLDWRWVFFVNVPIAVLIAVAAPRHIAESERHEGRFDLPGALTSTLGLVGLVYGFIRAASDGWTDPLTLGSFAAGVVLIAAFLVIETRTAQPITPLKLFADRNRTGGLVMMLCLAAAMFGIFFYITLFVQGPLDYSPLKSGFAFLPISASIIVAAQLASSLQVKYGPKPFMAGGSLLVTIGLSWLTFMDADSGYLDGVLGPTVIFGFGMGLVFVPVMLLAVAGVSGDDTGAASGLLNSMQQIGGSLGLSILTTVFAHYATAEAKVQLPGFMATATPDQKAWLLEKQEFPQGTGAANEVLAQGISHGFIAGAALAFLALLVAVFVVKAKASDLPSEAAGVAMH comes from the coding sequence TTGGCTATCTCCGACACACTCAGCAAGAACTCTCCAGCGCAGGGCCGACAGGGGCGCAACAAGAACCTCACCCTGACCGTCATCGCGGCCACGCAGCTGATGGTGGTGCTCGACGCCACCATCGTGAACATCGCCCTGCCGCAGATCAGGGACGCGCTGAACTTCTCCACCACCAACCTGTCGTGGGTGATCAACGCCTACACGCTGACCTTCGGCGGCCTGCTGCTGCTCGGCGGTCGCGCGGGCGACATCCTCGGCCGGCGCCGGGTCTTCATAGCCGGCACGCTCCTGTTCGGGTTCGCCTCGCTGCTCGGCGGGTTCGCGCAGGACGGCGGCATGCTGCTCGCCGCCCGCGCACTCCAGGGCATCGGCGGCGCGATCTGTTCACCGACGGCGTTCGCACTGATCGCCACCAACTTCGACGAAGGCCCCGAACGCAACAAGGCATTCGGGGTCTTCTCCGCGGTGGCCGGGTCCGGCGCCGCGATCGGCCTGCTGGCCGGCGGCGTGCTCACCGAGTACCTGGACTGGCGCTGGGTCTTCTTCGTCAACGTGCCGATCGCCGTCCTGATCGCCGTCGCCGCGCCGCGCCACATCGCCGAGTCCGAGCGCCACGAGGGCCGTTTCGACCTCCCCGGCGCGCTCACCTCGACGCTCGGCCTCGTCGGCCTGGTCTACGGCTTCATCCGCGCCGCCTCGGACGGCTGGACCGACCCGCTGACGCTCGGCTCCTTCGCGGCCGGCGTGGTGCTGATAGCCGCGTTCCTGGTCATCGAGACCCGGACCGCTCAGCCGATCACCCCGCTGAAGCTGTTCGCCGACCGGAACCGCACCGGCGGACTGGTGATGATGCTCTGCCTGGCCGCGGCCATGTTCGGCATCTTCTTCTACATCACGCTCTTCGTGCAGGGTCCGCTCGACTACAGCCCGCTGAAGTCCGGCTTCGCCTTCCTGCCGATCAGCGCGTCCATCATCGTGGCCGCCCAGCTCGCCTCCAGCCTGCAGGTCAAGTACGGTCCGAAGCCGTTCATGGCCGGCGGTTCGCTGCTGGTCACCATCGGGCTCAGCTGGCTGACCTTCATGGACGCGGACAGCGGCTACCTGGACGGCGTGCTCGGCCCCACGGTGATCTTCGGCTTCGGCATGGGCCTGGTGTTCGTCCCGGTGATGCTGCTCGCCGTCGCGGGTGTCTCCGGGGATGACACCGGCGCCGCCTCCGGTCTGCTCAACTCGATGCAGCAGATCGGCGGTTCGCTCGGCCTGTCGATCCTGACCACGGTGTTCGCGCACTACGCGACCGCCGAGGCCAAGGTCCAGCTGCCCGGCTTCATGGCCACGGCCACGCCGGACCAGAAGGCCTGGCTGCTGGAGAAGCAGGAGTTCCCGCAGGGCACCGGGGCGGCCAACGAGGTGCTCGCGCAGGGCATCTCGCACGGCTTCATCGCGGGCGCCGCGCTGGCGTTCCTCGCGCTGCTGGTCGCGGTCTTCGTCGTCAAGGCCAAGGCATCCGACCTGCCGTCCGAGGCCGCCGGCGTCGCGATGCACTGA
- a CDS encoding ribonuclease HII produces the protein MPIVPPTHSVERSLRRAGAKVVVGLDEVGRGAWAGPVTVGAAVTGLRKPPEGLTDSKLLTELRREALAPVLADWVTAYALGHASALECDELGMTAALRLAAVRALEALPVEPDAVILDGKHDYLGGPWRVRTVIKGDQSCICVSAASVLAKVHRDGLMAELGEAHPAYGFADNAGYPSPVHRAALEELGPTEHHRLSWAYLDGLPEWRHLKRDRPLTGAGGPGSAEPVGEQLSLGF, from the coding sequence ATGCCCATCGTCCCGCCGACGCACTCCGTCGAGCGCTCGCTCCGGCGGGCCGGCGCCAAGGTCGTGGTCGGCCTCGACGAGGTCGGGCGCGGCGCCTGGGCCGGGCCGGTGACCGTCGGTGCGGCCGTCACCGGACTGCGCAAGCCGCCGGAGGGCCTGACCGACTCCAAGCTGCTCACCGAACTCCGCCGCGAGGCGCTCGCCCCCGTCCTCGCCGACTGGGTCACCGCGTACGCGCTCGGTCACGCCTCGGCGCTGGAGTGTGACGAGTTGGGGATGACGGCCGCACTGCGGCTGGCCGCCGTGCGGGCGCTGGAGGCGCTGCCGGTGGAGCCGGACGCGGTGATCCTGGACGGCAAGCACGACTACCTCGGCGGTCCGTGGCGGGTCCGCACGGTGATCAAGGGCGACCAGTCGTGCATCTGCGTGTCGGCCGCCTCGGTGCTCGCCAAGGTGCACCGTGACGGCCTGATGGCGGAACTGGGCGAGGCGCACCCCGCGTACGGCTTCGCCGACAACGCGGGCTACCCGTCGCCGGTCCACCGGGCCGCGCTGGAGGAGCTCGGGCCGACCGAGCACCACCGCCTCTCCTGGGCGTACCTGGACGGACTGCCCGAGTGGCGCCACCTGAAGCGTGACCGGCCGCTCACCGGAGCGGGCGGACCGGGTTCGGCAGAGCCGGTCGGCGAACAGCTGTCACTCGGGTTCTGA
- a CDS encoding TetR/AcrR family transcriptional regulator → MDQLVRRQATDRSVGRVVDRPAERVVETASGPCPVRVAAEVLRRPVRRRGKELEVAIFEATLDQLTSGGFARLTMEGVAGAARTGKAALYRRWASKVELVIDALDSTLPRPSDTPDLGSARDELLHLIESFAAVVHSRSGGAMHALMAELDQEQAELFKDFMAQRVIEPTKRVILDILRRGAERGDVRPGAVTPMVADLAPAMLLYRVKICGGQVGPEFATELVDEVLVPLMRS, encoded by the coding sequence ATGGATCAGTTGGTGCGGCGCCAGGCGACGGACCGGTCGGTGGGCCGGGTGGTCGACCGGCCGGCCGAGCGGGTGGTCGAGACCGCCTCGGGGCCCTGTCCCGTGCGGGTCGCGGCAGAGGTCCTGCGCCGACCGGTGCGACGGCGGGGGAAGGAACTGGAGGTCGCGATCTTCGAAGCGACGCTCGACCAGCTCACCTCCGGCGGATTCGCACGGCTGACGATGGAGGGGGTCGCCGGTGCCGCCCGGACCGGGAAGGCCGCGCTGTACCGGCGGTGGGCGTCCAAGGTCGAACTGGTCATCGACGCCCTGGACTCCACTCTGCCACGCCCCTCCGACACGCCGGACCTCGGGTCCGCCCGCGACGAACTGCTCCACCTCATCGAGAGTTTCGCCGCCGTCGTCCACTCGCGCTCCGGCGGGGCGATGCACGCGCTGATGGCCGAGCTCGACCAGGAACAGGCCGAACTGTTCAAGGACTTCATGGCCCAGCGGGTGATCGAACCGACCAAGCGGGTCATCCTGGACATCCTCCGGCGGGGCGCCGAGCGCGGCGACGTGCGGCCCGGTGCCGTCACCCCGATGGTCGCCGACCTGGCGCCGGCGATGCTGCTGTACCGGGTCAAGATCTGCGGCGGGCAGGTGGGGCCGGAGTTCGCGACCGAGCTGGTGGACGAGGTCCTGGTCCCGCTGATGCGGAGCTGA
- a CDS encoding RecQ family ATP-dependent DNA helicase, giving the protein MQQPKTHSTATAADRAEVRTRAEAVLRELAGPGAVLRDDQWTAIEALVVDHRRALVVQRTGWGKSAVYFIATSLLRARGAGPTVIVSPLLALMRNQVESAARAGIRARTINSANTDEWDAIQAEVAAGSVDVLLVSPERLNNPDFRDQVLPKLAASTGLLVVDEAHCISDWGHDFRPDYRRLRTMLADLSPGVPVLATTATANARVTADVAEQLGTGAGDAHALVLRGPLDRESLTLGVLALPDPAHRLAWLADHLDRLPGSGIVYTLTVAAADEVTAFLRERGFAVASYSGRTEDAERRTAEADLLANRVKALVATSALGMGFDKPDLGFVVHLGSPSSPIAYYQQVGRAGRGVDRAEVLLLPGREDEAIWRYFASLAFPPEEQVRRTIDALAEAGRPLSTAALEPRVDLRRARLETMLKVLDVDGAVRRVKGGWTATGQSWEYDTARYAKVAASREAEQRAMREYAASTDCRMEFLRRQLDDDRAAPCGRCDNCAGPLHGPEVSAEALEAARAALGRPGVGFEPRRLWPTGMDALGVPLKGRIPAGEQAETGRALGRLSDIGWGNRLRTLLADQAPDAPVPGEAVDALVTVLADWARGPGGWAGAATADGARLDRPVGVVTMASSRRPRLVGSLGARIAEIGRLPLLGQIAYATGQPPQGSRSNSAQRLNALAGALVLPPELEAAVAAAGGPVLLVDDLVDSGWTVTVAARLLRRAGASAVLPLVLAVQG; this is encoded by the coding sequence ATGCAGCAGCCGAAGACCCACAGCACCGCCACCGCCGCCGACCGTGCCGAGGTCCGGACCCGGGCCGAGGCCGTCCTGCGCGAGCTGGCCGGCCCCGGCGCCGTGCTCCGCGACGACCAGTGGACGGCCATCGAGGCGCTGGTCGTCGACCACCGCCGGGCCCTCGTGGTCCAGCGCACCGGCTGGGGGAAGTCCGCCGTCTACTTCATCGCCACCTCCCTGCTGCGGGCCCGCGGCGCCGGACCGACGGTCATCGTCTCGCCGCTGCTCGCCCTGATGCGCAACCAGGTGGAGTCCGCCGCCCGGGCCGGCATCCGCGCCCGCACCATCAACTCCGCCAACACCGACGAGTGGGACGCGATCCAGGCCGAGGTCGCGGCCGGCTCCGTGGACGTCCTGCTGGTCAGCCCGGAGCGGCTGAACAACCCGGACTTCCGCGACCAGGTGCTCCCCAAGCTCGCCGCGTCCACCGGCCTGCTGGTGGTCGACGAGGCCCACTGCATCTCCGACTGGGGCCACGACTTCCGCCCCGACTACCGCCGGCTGCGCACGATGCTCGCCGACCTCTCGCCGGGCGTCCCGGTGCTGGCCACCACCGCCACGGCCAACGCCCGGGTCACCGCCGACGTCGCCGAACAGCTCGGCACCGGCGCCGGCGACGCGCACGCCCTCGTGCTGCGCGGACCGCTCGACCGCGAGAGCCTCACCCTCGGCGTGCTCGCCCTGCCCGACCCCGCGCACCGGCTGGCCTGGCTGGCCGACCACCTCGACCGGCTGCCCGGCTCCGGCATCGTCTACACCCTGACGGTCGCCGCCGCGGACGAGGTGACGGCCTTCCTGCGCGAGCGGGGCTTCGCGGTGGCCTCCTACTCCGGCCGCACCGAGGACGCCGAGCGCCGCACCGCCGAGGCCGACCTGCTGGCCAACCGGGTCAAGGCGCTGGTCGCCACCTCGGCACTGGGGATGGGCTTCGACAAGCCGGACCTCGGCTTCGTGGTCCACCTCGGCTCGCCCAGCTCCCCGATCGCCTACTACCAGCAGGTCGGCCGGGCCGGGCGCGGTGTGGACCGGGCCGAGGTGCTGCTGCTGCCCGGGCGGGAGGACGAGGCGATCTGGCGGTACTTCGCCTCGCTGGCCTTCCCGCCCGAGGAGCAGGTGCGCCGGACCATCGACGCGCTCGCCGAGGCCGGTCGGCCGCTCTCCACCGCCGCGCTGGAGCCCCGGGTGGACCTCCGCCGCGCCCGGCTGGAGACGATGCTCAAGGTCCTCGACGTCGACGGCGCCGTCCGGCGGGTGAAGGGCGGCTGGACGGCCACCGGGCAGAGCTGGGAGTACGACACCGCCCGCTACGCCAAGGTGGCCGCCTCCCGCGAGGCCGAACAGCGGGCGATGCGCGAGTACGCGGCGTCCACCGACTGCCGGATGGAGTTCCTGCGCCGGCAGCTGGACGACGACCGGGCCGCACCCTGCGGCCGGTGCGACAACTGCGCGGGTCCGCTGCACGGGCCGGAGGTGTCGGCCGAGGCCCTGGAGGCGGCCCGGGCCGCGCTCGGCCGCCCCGGGGTCGGCTTCGAGCCCCGCCGGCTCTGGCCCACCGGGATGGACGCGCTGGGCGTGCCGCTCAAGGGCCGCATCCCGGCCGGCGAGCAGGCCGAGACCGGCCGGGCGCTCGGCCGGCTCTCCGACATCGGCTGGGGCAACCGCCTGCGGACGCTGCTCGCCGACCAGGCCCCCGACGCGCCGGTCCCCGGTGAGGCGGTGGACGCCCTGGTGACGGTGCTGGCCGACTGGGCGCGCGGTCCGGGCGGCTGGGCCGGCGCCGCGACGGCCGACGGCGCCCGGCTCGACCGCCCGGTCGGCGTCGTGACCATGGCCTCCTCCCGCCGGCCCCGGCTGGTCGGCAGCCTGGGGGCCCGGATCGCCGAGATCGGGCGGCTGCCCCTGCTCGGGCAGATCGCCTACGCGACCGGGCAGCCGCCGCAGGGGTCGCGCAGCAACAGCGCCCAGCGGCTGAACGCGCTGGCCGGTGCGCTCGTCCTGCCCCCGGAGCTGGAGGCCGCGGTGGCGGCCGCGGGCGGGCCGGTCCTGCTGGTGGACGACCTGGTCGACTCCGGGTGGACGGTCACCGTGGCCGCCCGGCTGCTGCGCCGCGCCGGGGCGAGTGCGGTGCTGCCGCTGGTGCTGGCGGTGCAGGGCTGA
- a CDS encoding alpha/beta fold hydrolase, giving the protein MSTPSRLPGIVITDHVFELPLDHSAPQVEQIEVYAREVVAPGRAKDADLPWLLFLQGGPGGKAGRPLGRDGWLERALDDYRVLLLDQRGTGRSTPATRQTLARRGGAKEQADYLAHFRADSIVRDAELIRRRLLGEDRRWSVLGQSFGGFCTLTYLSIAPEGLDQAFITGGLAGLRSSADDVYRAAYPRVVRKNEGHYERFPQDVAAVRRIAAHLADSPAALPGGGLLTVRAFQALGLLLGGGSGSGTLHYLLEEAWVEGTAGPELSDTFLAGAEAQLSFAQGPLYAVLHESIYGQRSVDPAGTAWSAGRVRAEFPEFDAAAALESGAPVLFTGEMIYPWMFDTDPALRPLKETADLLAARTDWPDLYDPARLAANEVPVVAAVYHDDMYVDTADSLETARSVRGLRTWVTDEWEHDGLRVSGGKVLDRLIAMARGEA; this is encoded by the coding sequence ATGTCCACCCCCAGCCGGCTGCCCGGGATCGTCATCACCGACCACGTCTTCGAACTGCCCCTCGACCACAGCGCACCGCAGGTCGAGCAGATCGAGGTCTACGCCCGCGAGGTGGTCGCCCCGGGCCGTGCGAAGGACGCCGACCTGCCCTGGCTGCTCTTCCTCCAGGGCGGACCGGGCGGCAAGGCCGGCCGCCCGCTCGGCCGGGACGGCTGGCTGGAGCGCGCCCTCGACGACTACCGGGTCCTCCTCCTCGACCAGCGCGGGACCGGGCGGTCCACGCCGGCGACCCGGCAGACGCTCGCCCGGCGGGGCGGTGCCAAGGAGCAGGCCGACTACCTGGCGCACTTCCGCGCGGACTCGATCGTGCGGGACGCCGAGCTGATCCGGCGCCGGCTGCTCGGCGAGGACCGCCGCTGGAGCGTGCTCGGCCAGAGCTTCGGCGGCTTCTGCACCCTCACCTACCTCTCGATCGCACCCGAGGGACTGGACCAGGCCTTCATCACGGGTGGCCTCGCCGGTCTGCGGAGTTCCGCCGACGACGTCTACCGGGCCGCCTACCCCAGGGTCGTCCGCAAGAACGAGGGCCACTACGAGCGGTTCCCGCAGGACGTCGCGGCGGTGCGGCGGATCGCCGCCCACCTCGCCGACTCCCCCGCCGCCCTGCCCGGCGGGGGGCTGCTCACCGTCCGCGCGTTCCAGGCGCTCGGTCTGCTGCTCGGCGGCGGCAGCGGCTCCGGCACCCTGCACTACCTGCTGGAGGAGGCCTGGGTGGAGGGCACGGCCGGGCCCGAGCTCTCCGACACCTTCCTGGCCGGCGCCGAGGCGCAGCTCTCCTTCGCGCAGGGCCCGCTCTACGCCGTCCTGCACGAGTCGATCTACGGCCAGCGCTCGGTGGACCCGGCGGGCACCGCGTGGTCCGCGGGGCGGGTCCGCGCGGAGTTCCCGGAGTTCGACGCCGCGGCCGCCCTGGAGTCCGGCGCCCCGGTGCTGTTCACCGGGGAGATGATCTACCCCTGGATGTTCGACACCGACCCGGCGCTGCGCCCGCTGAAGGAGACCGCGGATCTGCTCGCGGCCCGCACCGACTGGCCCGACCTGTACGACCCGGCGCGGCTCGCCGCCAACGAGGTGCCGGTCGTGGCGGCCGTCTACCACGACGACATGTACGTCGACACGGCCGACTCCTTGGAGACCGCCCGGTCCGTCCGGGGGCTGCGGACCTGGGTCACCGACGAGTGGGAGCACGACGGCCTCCGGGTCAGCGGCGGCAAGGTGCTCGACCGCCTGATCGCGATGGCCCGCGGCGAGGCGTAG